A single region of the Blastocatellia bacterium genome encodes:
- a CDS encoding ribonuclease J, which translates to MSEQTVELIPLGGFGEFGMNMLALRYGEEIIVIDAGMTFPDESLHGVDVVIPDLRFIEENASRIKALLLTHAHEDHIGAVPFFLKVANVPVYGSRFTLAVLEHKLIEHGLIADVECRMVEPGDFVETGPFDIEFIGAAHSTIDCFALAITTPVGVIIHATDFKLDEEPVIGEPTDLRRLRQYGDRGVLALLADSTNVERSGRTPSERAVLPVLEEIFERAPGRIIVSCFASSIHRIQLILDLAHDYGCRVALVGPTMTRMVETAINERYLDVPPGLLISPADVNRLPPDKVVMLVTGCQGEPMAALARMATGSYKQLRIQPGDTVILSARIIPGNERAIARLIDHIYRRGATVIDESVKMVHVSGHPYQGDLKLLYEAVRPRVLIPIHGDFRRLSRHKEFACASGFAPEQVIVAENGQVIALSQSGARLTGETIPVGRTFIDEAGFEEIEEFIIRDRRHLAEDGFILPIVVINKTTGELEAIPEIISRGFIASDDGEGLLDQARDLVQQTVTSADPDEKTDWAVMKEKIRLELKRFIVKQTERHPMIIPVIIEI; encoded by the coding sequence GTGAGCGAGCAGACAGTTGAACTCATTCCTCTGGGCGGATTCGGTGAATTCGGGATGAACATGCTGGCTCTCCGGTACGGCGAGGAGATCATTGTCATTGATGCGGGGATGACCTTTCCCGACGAGAGCCTCCACGGGGTGGACGTGGTCATCCCCGACCTGAGGTTTATCGAGGAGAACGCCTCTCGCATCAAAGCGCTTTTGCTGACTCACGCACATGAGGATCACATCGGGGCCGTTCCTTTCTTTCTCAAGGTAGCGAATGTTCCCGTGTATGGGTCTCGATTCACGTTGGCCGTACTGGAACATAAGCTCATCGAGCATGGGCTCATCGCTGATGTCGAGTGCCGGATGGTGGAACCCGGCGATTTTGTGGAGACGGGACCGTTTGATATTGAATTCATCGGGGCCGCTCACTCAACGATTGATTGTTTCGCCCTGGCCATCACCACGCCGGTGGGAGTGATCATCCACGCTACGGATTTCAAGCTTGATGAGGAACCGGTCATCGGCGAGCCGACGGATCTTCGGCGGCTGCGGCAGTACGGAGATCGCGGCGTGCTCGCCCTTTTGGCGGATTCGACCAATGTCGAGCGATCCGGGCGTACGCCGTCGGAGCGGGCCGTCCTGCCCGTTCTGGAGGAGATCTTCGAGCGGGCTCCCGGACGCATCATCGTGAGTTGCTTTGCCTCGTCCATCCATCGAATTCAACTGATCCTCGATCTGGCGCATGATTATGGGTGCCGGGTGGCTCTGGTGGGACCGACGATGACCCGGATGGTCGAAACGGCAATCAACGAGAGGTATCTGGATGTTCCCCCCGGATTGCTCATCTCCCCTGCTGATGTAAATCGGTTGCCCCCCGACAAGGTCGTCATGCTGGTGACTGGGTGTCAGGGCGAACCGATGGCGGCTCTGGCGCGAATGGCGACGGGATCGTATAAACAACTTCGGATCCAGCCCGGCGATACCGTCATATTGTCGGCGCGAATTATTCCCGGAAACGAGCGAGCCATCGCCCGATTGATTGATCATATCTACCGACGGGGAGCCACCGTGATTGACGAATCGGTCAAAATGGTTCACGTGTCCGGTCACCCGTACCAGGGGGATCTCAAACTCCTGTACGAGGCCGTTCGACCGCGCGTGCTCATTCCGATTCACGGGGACTTTCGCCGGTTGTCTCGCCATAAGGAATTCGCCTGCGCATCCGGATTTGCGCCCGAGCAAGTGATCGTGGCCGAAAATGGGCAGGTCATCGCCCTGAGTCAGAGCGGGGCCCGACTGACAGGAGAAACAATCCCCGTCGGACGGACGTTCATTGACGAAGCCGGATTTGAGGAGATCGAAGAGTTCATTATCCGTGACCGGCGTCACCTGGCCGAGGACGGATTCATCCTTCCCATCGTTGTCATCAACAAGACGACCGGCGAGCTGGAAGCGATCCCGGAAATCATCAGCCGGGGATTCATCGCCAGCGACGATGGGGAGGGCTTGCTCGATCAGGCCCGTGATCTCGTCCAGCAGACGGTGACATCGGCGGATCCCGACGAGAAGACGGACTGGGCGGTCATGAAGGAGAAGATTCGGCTGGAGCTGAAGCGATTCATCGTCAAGCAAACCGAGCGTCATCCCATGATCATCCCGGTGATTATCGAGATCTAA
- a CDS encoding undecaprenyl-diphosphate phosphatase, translating to MSYLEAIVLGLVQGVTEFLPISSTAHLRIIPAVMKTADNRHSWNDPGAPASAIIQLGTLLAVLVYFWQDVVCLTRAFAHSLIVRRPQETEESRLAWYIGSGTVPIVVAGWLFEDFIKTEARSLWIIAGSLIGLALVLAWAERVSTHARQINDIRLLDAVIIGVAQALALIPGSSRSGTTITAGLFLGLTREAAARFSFLLSIPAVALSGLYELYDIRHELTSATSAPLLLATVVAGVSGYAAIAFLLRYLKTHSTALFIGYRIALGIVLIILLLLGRIE from the coding sequence ATGTCGTATCTCGAAGCAATCGTCCTCGGCCTCGTTCAAGGGGTCACGGAGTTCCTCCCCATCAGCAGCACGGCTCACCTGCGGATTATCCCGGCTGTGATGAAAACCGCGGATAATCGCCATTCGTGGAACGATCCCGGTGCTCCGGCGTCGGCCATCATTCAACTGGGAACGCTACTGGCGGTCCTGGTGTATTTCTGGCAGGATGTGGTCTGTCTCACCCGGGCCTTCGCTCATTCGCTGATCGTGCGTCGTCCTCAAGAGACGGAGGAGTCCCGTCTCGCCTGGTATATCGGCAGCGGCACGGTCCCGATCGTTGTGGCCGGATGGCTGTTTGAGGATTTCATCAAGACCGAGGCACGGTCTCTATGGATCATCGCGGGCAGCCTGATCGGGTTGGCACTGGTGCTCGCGTGGGCGGAGCGGGTCTCGACACACGCGCGGCAGATCAACGATATTCGCTTGCTTGATGCCGTGATCATCGGTGTCGCTCAGGCACTCGCCTTGATCCCCGGTTCTTCTCGGTCGGGAACAACGATCACCGCGGGATTATTCCTCGGTCTCACGCGGGAGGCGGCGGCGCGATTTTCCTTTCTCCTGAGCATTCCCGCTGTCGCGCTGAGCGGCCTGTACGAACTCTACGATATTCGCCACGAGCTGACGTCTGCCACAAGCGCGCCGTTGCTTCTGGCCACGGTGGTGGCAGGGGTGAGCGGCTATGCGGCCATCGCCTTCTTGCTTCGCTATTTGAAAACC